The DNA sequence TCATCACTTAGTATTTTccgagaaaaataaaattaaaaataaaatgagaaaaataaaattatgatggataaataagtaaaattttaattaaccacGAAGACGCCGTCTGTGGGAATCGAACCCACGACCACGTGGTTAAAAGCCACGCGCTCTACCAGCTGAGCTAAGACGGCTATCATGCCGGATTATGAGTTCCTATATTAATCCCAGCAGATTAATTTGCTTCACTTGGTGGTAATATCGTAGAACGGAAAAGAAAGAAGGCAAAATAGTTGTTGCAGTACTAATTTCCAGGTAAATTGCAATTGTTACCCACTTAAAGTTTGTAATCGTTCAATGACAACTTGTTAATTCACTTTACAAAATTACTTCgcacaaattttgttttgtgactcactctacatcgaacttcaatgatccaaacgtctattttgtaagtctcaattcataaatcatctttgcaaaaattcaattcaattcaattcaaaactatttgcctatttattatcacaataaaatttcattgttttttatagAACAAAGtgttcgttaatttctttgaacccgATTAGATATCTCACATATTTTCAATTTGACTAacattttgcaaagatgatctatgaggtacaagttgaaaaataaacaattcgGATCATTGACGACCTCTCGTAACAATGATATACAAACTTGGATGTAAGAAATATGCACTCTGTTTTGGCCAACTGACACGATTTGATCCGAAGGATTGGCTAAACGTGATTAGCAAAACCATACCATGTTAACCAAAATCAAGCCAGACATCGGACACACAATTGAGGTAATTAAGGCGTAAAGGCTGATTTCCCCTTCGAAAAGCAGCGTGTATTCAACAAACTAAAGCAAATCACCCAGGGATTTCTTGTAGAGCAAATGTAGCATAACGACTTGTTCTAATAACTTATGTGTATATCATCATGAACCGTGCTAGGTTGAAAAGAACCAAGATAAAATAGTTATTAAACGCCTTTCGCCGTCTGGTCGACTGAAGTGCCGATCTACATTGGGTGCCCGGCTCAGTCACCTgaaagcacaacaaatacaggCACAATATTAGTAACTAGCTTTCGTTGGCAATCACATACAGATCAACAAAACCCTACAAATAAATATCAATCGAATGCAAAAACAATAGCACGTAGGCGATCTTGCTTAGCCGATTTGTTCAACTCAAGCATGCACACTCAAGCTAGCTCATATCTGTGCAGTTTATTGGCCACAAATATACTGTTTGAAGGCGGTGACAAATGagatgataatttttttaacaaaacacgTGGTTCTTGAAAGACATTGCAGATCACTGCGGGCTATTGGTAagtcaatgcaatcaacaacaATGAGGGGTGCCTCACATCTATATTTATTGTTCGAAAGTAATCCAATACATTAGTCTTCAACGCAACTATCTACTACGACTCATTATCTCAACCCACTATCAAACACACAACAAAGACAATAGTGTGGGAGTAAACAGATAGCTAACCGTATTCTGCTAAACGAAACTTGATTTCTTGCTTTTGCTATCATGAAATCTATACATTTATCTATGAGAAATCGGAAAGATATTAACAACTATGAACTGATTGACCAACTCAAAAGGAAAACCATTTATAGAAATCAAGCACAACTAATTATATAACTCAAGCAAATTTATACATCATCTCGCCCTACTTTGTGTTGATGAATCATTGCTAAGGGCAGactcacaaaagaaaaaatactgACCCGATATACTCATAAGTTTCGTTTGATTCGTATAATAGCAGTCCCgaattcattcatccattgtGCTAAAGTGAACATGAATGACTCATTGAACAACAAAAAACTTACTTCAATTTCCAAACATTGCCCAAAACCACGAAATATCAATGCTGACCGAAACATTGTCGTTCATAAATTCAACCTCAATTACTAAATAATCACATTTCTTCTCAAAATCCACATTACATACAAGCAGGTGAGAAAATCAGtgaaaaaacaaataacaaattaaCTAGCAGGGATTATCAGATTTTGGATCAATGAATGAttgagaaattaattaaactaaactTAAGTTAGGGAGAAATTTTTCACGATATTAGGGTTTCAGATGCGTACTTCTTCTTATGCCTCTGCACGAACGGAGAATTCTTCGCGTCCTCCTCTGCAAAATTTGTGCAGCCCCAAATCAGTCCAAACAAAATCTAGCTTACTGAAAATGCATTTACATAtgcaaatatacatatatacatatatctttATATCTATATATGCGTATATGTTCACAGATAGATATAGAAATGGTCAGATGGAGTACCGGTGAGACCGAGAGAGAACTTGGTGATGAGCGTGCCGGTGATGGCGAAACCGACCAGGAACGGCCAGTTCCGTTTCCACTCGCGCTTGAAGAACACCGGCCATGGATCGAACTTTCGCatcttttgattttcctttcttttctctctaacCAAACAGGAAGGAGCCGAAACGCAAACTCTGGTTGTAAACCGGCAGTTTTGGTACGAAGGCAAAAGCCAAGAGGGGTATGTGACAAAATGTCTTTTATATCTCCGTAGGCTTGGGTTTTTGGTTaatatttcaaacatttttcgcTTCGTTTACTAATTTGTAATAGGAAATGAAAAATGATATGTTAATTAGAGATTACTTATGTATTTATTAGTTACGGATAAATCAAAACACACATTAAAGGTGTCAAATGGACGGATCAGAACGAATACACTACCCCACTTAAATAAAACACGGCACGACACGATTTGTAAGACATAAGCAATGTAGGCCTAAGATCTAGGTCCAAGGAGCCGACTAGCCCATAGCCTGTATGGCTCATCATGGGTCAAGCACGACCTGCGACCCTAACCCATTTTGAATAATCTCatttacttaaatttttttcaattacaaACATACATTTTAAGGTTAGTAAGACTTAATATTAGTGATatttaacttaataacatattcaaaataaggttttttttgtaaataactacagtttgttttgtgaaagttGGCCCGTTTAGTGACTCGACCCAACATGGTCCAGGTTTTAATGGAGCAGGGCCGCGGGTGAGGCTAGACTTAATGTTGTAGTAAGTGGGccaaacaaaatataattcGTTTATTAAATGGGCTGCCCAAGTACGGTCAAACTCATCTTTAACACAGAGCCTCTACAAGCTAGAGAATTCAACGCCTTATTTTAGGAACCGGATTCCCACCGGATCCCAATAATCTGAgcttaaggatcaaatgatccaggccgttgaaatttgatacaacgactacaaacaggaggtccttctaaaagttataataattgtagctgttagatcaaatttcaacggtccggatCAAATGATCATTGGGGTCAGATTATTgggatccaaagaggatccgatTCCCTTATTTTAAAGGAATTGGACTCTTCGTCCGGGGTAGTATTCTCATGGGCATTTTACTAATCAAATTGGATTTCAATTTCGATTTCGATTGTGTTAAATTAGTAAACAGCTTATACAAGTTAATATATCTCAtattttgataccaaattatcttgtaacaactttaatgaaaatttggaCTGTAATTTTACATAGATTTAGTTCTAATCACGACGCAATAAACATGCCATGtgattacttttttatttttttattttttatacatgtAATGTTAGTGATTCTGTTAACTGGTCCACAAGCTATCAGAGAGCTCGATTCTGTTAGCTGGTCCACAAGCTCTGAATGATGCTTTGTGCATCACCTTGGACTCAGTATGGTTCTTAAGCACCCAGGAAGAAAGCAATGCAATCATGGGTCTGATTGAGAAGATCGTCGCCAATGGTGCACATGACTTTGGCTCAGCTGTTGTGAGGACTTCATTTATGGCATCGTGTGTCCAAGCTTTTCATGGCCGAACGACAAGTACTATTGCATGTGCAGTCACTGAAATGGCTCAAAGGTTACATGATTTTGTCCTGGAATGCGATGGTCATGTGTTATTAGAGGGAGAACCTATTGCTAAGGAAATTCATGAGTTTATTGAATGGATAGGGCCAGGCTTCAATTTTAGTGGTCATCAGGGTAATAAGGATAGAGCTAATTACAACTTACAGGCTGATGAGATCCAACTTCAGTTATCGGCATTGAAAACCTTTCTAGATCTTGCTGGTAACCAGCTTACATCAAAAGACTTCTCAATGGCCTTCTATGCTGCTTGCCGTCCCCTATATTTATCCTATATTTATACTCTAGGTTTGGTACTTTGGAATGTCTTGTGGAAGAGGGTAATAACATGGATTTCAGGACCCCTCTGGTGGGAGCTGCTAAGAGCGGCTGTAAGCCAGTGGTTGAGTGGTTTGTAAAAATGGGTTGCCACACAGAACTGTGCATTGCTCTGGTAGGTGCAACTATTAGCAACCAAGCTGATGTTGCAGCCTATCTCCTTCATCAACTTCCTGATGATCTCCTTGCACAACGAAGCTTTAATATTCTCAAGGCTGCTGGTACAGTAGGCGGTGTAAATTCTCTTAAAGGTGTTGCATTTCTTCTTGGTTCTGATTTCTTAGGTGACCCTGCAACTACTTATACTGTTGCGGACACATTTGCTCGGTcttgtgatgatgatgatgctaATCCTGAGCTAAGGGCGTTTCTTCAGGAGCATTGGTCAGAAAGAGCTTTCTCAGACGGAATACGGCAAGGACAAGAACATTACATGAACATTGTGAGGGTTTTAAAGTGGGGTGAATCTCCCATCTGCTTGGCTGTTCTACCCCCTGAGTTGAGGATAGCCATTGCTTACCTGCGACTATATAGGGAGTGTGTCACTGCAGCAGGCAGCCGTTTGGTGTTGCAAAGGTTGAGAGGGCAGCTTGTTGAAGCTGTGAGAAGGCTTGGTGGTGGAGTGTTAGATGGGGTGACCCAGTGCAGGGAGCTCTTAGCTGTTTTGGAGAAGCGTCTTCCTCAATTCACTTCTTAATTAGCAAGATCTGTACTTTTTTCGGATTCTCGTTTCATCGCCAACGGAAGTATGTAGTGGTAGTAACTAACAACAAATTTAGCTAGGGTCAGGATACAAAGCTACAAGGTTCCAAATGTTCTTTGCAACATATAAGATTGCCTTATATTTTAGTATATCTTCACGTTTCCTTCTCCCTATTAAATTTTCACTCTTTCTCGTGGCAATTTAAATTTCAATGCATATTTCGAATGCCTTACAACCCAGTACAACAcatgaattattattaattttttgtttcacaCATGTTCAGGTTTTAAACATCATCTTTGAGGAGAGGATTTTCTATGGTGTTCCAGAGTGAGGAGTAGGATTCTTATGCTTTCACAAGTTTTGTCCGAGCAAAATTCTAAATCATGTGTATAATAGTTATGATTTTATACGTGCGCTGTTTGGCGGATATCACCGTAAATGATTGGGGTTGAATTGTTGTTTTATTAATAACTGCATCTCCAAATTATCGAACCATCAACAAACAGCGATCACGACATTGATCAATTAAATTGAAATAGTCAAGTCAAAACCAAGCCTTAACATGATGCCATGTTATTAATGGAAGGAAGATCAAAATTACACTAGTACACACTCTCCTGCTACAAAAGATGGGCTGAAAATTTGCCATAAGACAATCCCCCACTAAGTACTCACCTGAAACGCAGAAAACACCCCAGAAACACACAAACCTTCAACCTCATACAACCATGGCTGGACCACGGAGAAGCAAAACCCTAGATAAACCGAATCAGTAGAAGTCGCCCGTTTTGCACCCAGGGAAATGGGCGCCTCCCACCCATATGTTTCCCTCGATCGATTTTCTCACGTTCAATCCGAACAATTTTGGATTGTCCCTCAAAAGATCTGCTGCTTCTTGATTTAAGGGGTCCTCGTGGTTAGGTTCCTGCATAAAGAAATGCAGGATTTGAGTCCACAAAAGGTACACATCCAAATAAAACCTAGTAACAACAAAACGGATAATTTGTTTGAGGTCACCAAATATTTTGTGTTATGATTGGAGATACCGTGAATAGGTGATACAATCCGTAAATAACAGTGTTTATATTCAAGACAGGTTTCCAGTCTTCCCGAAGAATGTTGAGGCAAGTGTTTCCTTCTAAGTCGATGTTGGGATGGTAGATCTGCACAGATGGTATGCATTATACAACaccagatatatatatatatatatatatatatatatatatattatggttTGGATCGTAAGTTGGTAACCAATAGACTCGAAAGTTAAGTTCCGATATAACTTAGGTTTCGTTACCTTGGTTTTGCACTTGACCTTCGGAGGCTCGTGAGGGTAGACTGCGGGAACTTTAAATGAGAAGACAAACCCACCACCCCTACGAAAAGAGGTAGAAAATGTCGGATTCAGCAAGATGACATCTAAGTTGCAAAATCCAAACAACGTATAGAGAGCCAAATTAAGCTTCAGATCAAAGGTTACTTACATGTAATATCCCCGATAAGGTGTAATGGTGATCTCAAAGTCCATCAAATCATCCTTTCCATTGGGGAATGAAATCTTGCATTCTTCTGGCATGTTCAACTCACTTATATCTACAAGACAACAACATAAAACAATTGAAGGACgacgacaacaacaacaactcaaagtcaacaacaacaacaataaagccTTTTCCTACTAAGTgaggtcggctatatgaatcctaaaacgtcATTACACTCGGTTctgtgtcataatacaattgaaGCAGTGGTTGAAGGAATTAAAATAAACACTGAAACCTTGCCCTTACGTACGTTGCAGTTAAACGTGTGTTTAGGAACTTAACATGCATTCAAGAGTATAACTTTGTACCACATTGCAGCAAATCATAACATATTTACGTCCTAAAATCGTATTTACCTCTATGAAGACGCAATTCTCCTGCACTTTGCTTCTTTACGAGACCATTCtcctttgcattttcagctgtttccttttgcttttctttcaCTTTAAACAACCTGATCATGGTTTCTGTGATTAAAAGAAAAGCACACATTTAAAACAGATAATAAGATGAACCATACATGTCTGTTGTAAGTGTAAACAATTCGTGAACAAAAACATCGAAGAAAACCTGCTCGACGAAATGCCGCAGAAAAGCAAAAGGAAGGGAAATGGAATGGGAAAGCAAAGACGGGAGAGACACAATGAAGACGGACAAGGAATGAAATGGATTTATAGTCTTCCTTTCTTCTCTATTCTTGTCTTCCTGCTACTTGTTCGCGTGCCCACAGGCTTCCCTTTCCAAAATACGAATCATATTAACGACATGTCGTCGGCTGTATctggaaaacaaaaaacactttatttatttttttattttttatttttggtaaattGCATGTCCAATTTAATTACGTCGAAAATACTGACACTTTAAGTCCATAACTTTATTTCTACACTTAATATTTAACTACATGCAAAGCTCATGAAAGCTGAAAAAATGGAGATAATCGACCCAATGATATCATCGTTTAAGATAGGTGCATTTTAATACTTTAATTATTTCTATACCCCACATTATATTCTCACCtaccataaaaaattaaaaaactaaaatcctATTAATCCACCccaattattcctaaaataacctcAAATAtctaaatccttttttttttttcaccccaaCTGCATCATCAGTCGAACGGCCTCAATTTGAAGCTAGTTGACGTTGGTCCAAATGCCAAATTGCTTGAATTTCCAATAAACAGATTATAATTATAAAAGGATGGTGAAGATATGAATCAAATTTGAAAGAGAGAACATTACTTGGTAAAGGAGGTGATAGGTGATGTTGGTAGAGAGGATTTGGGCCTTATCATCATTCGATTTGCATGCAGTAGATGTAGATGGAATTTCACGGAGAGAGCCTATCATGTCCAATGGCAACTGTTAAACagtcttttggttgacaaagagagttATTTTAATAAGTAGTTTAAAtttatgtaaaagaaaaattatcaaaacaaaaaaaaaaagtaaattacactttaccacctcaggtttagggtcgatttcaattccttacaacatctttaaaacatttcactttcatacctcaagtactattttatttcaatataatacctccgttacattttccatccattgatccgttaaatgctgacatggctacCACATTTATACCATGTGGTTGCCAAATGTCTGctacgtggcaaaaaaaaaatttaatttttttttaaaaaaaccttaatcttctaaattaaaaaaaaacaaaaaaaaaaatcaaaaacaaaagctGAACCCGCAACCCCCATCCCACCTTCCCACATTTTCcaattctcatttttctctcctctctctctctctctctctctctctctctcccaaattGTAACCCCAAACATAAAACAAGGCTTTGAGAAACCTTGTCTGCAACAACagtttggaaaaaaaatcaaatggcttCTTCACAAAACTAGCCCAAGCAAGAAGTTTGAAACAGGATTTGGGTTAATCAACGAAATTGGcttttgcatttgaattttcatttgaaatctTCGTAAACCTTACACACCCAACATCTAAAATTATCTTTAGATCCAAACCATCCTCCATCTGAACATTAAGTGTAACCACATCTCCGGCCCCATTCTGGACCTCTCCAACTTTATCGCCCCCAAACTCCTATTCCTTTCCTACAACAAACTCTCCAGTGACTTTCCTGCCTCCATAGCTTCTCTCTTCCGTCTTTACCGCCTCGATCTGGTCCTCCAACAACTTATCCGGCGATATTCCCGCAAAGGTGAACCATTTGACCCATCTCCTCACTCTCCGGCTCAAGGCGAACCCTTTTTTTGGTTCGATTTCAAGTCTGATCATGTGTGAATCTGTAACACCAACTGAAGTTTGCAGATTTGCGCCCACATAAGGTGATTCGACGAGGCTGCTGGAGTGGGAGGGCCAGTAGGCGGCAAAGGGAGCATTGAGGTTGACGGAGATGTGGCTGGGGATCGGCACATGAAATTAGAGTGTTTAAGAATGACGAGCAAGAAGAGGGATGGATGAGGGATATGGGATTTGGGTTTTGCTAGGGGGGTTGGGggggatttgggttttttctttttgttcaagGTTCTTGGGGTGGGGGGTGGGGTGATAGgatttggattttctttttttttttttttttttaatttagaagattaaggtttttttttttttttttaagttataaaaaaaaaaaaatttgctgcATGGcgcacatttggcagccacgtcagcacttaataGGTCAAcagatggaaaatgtaacggaggtattatattaaaataaaatagtacttgaggtatgaaaatgaaatgttttaaagatgttataaggaattgaaattgaccccaaacctgagatggtaaaatgtaatttacccaaaaaaaaaaaaaagattcaaatatctttaaatttatgttttaaatcgttgattacaagtgtttaaatatgaattaggattattaaacaaaatggtccctgagattgtccaccatccatgattttggttcttccgttaaaaacgattttgggcaattttcaaagctttgtaactcaatcgtttcttaaccaaattcgacccataatatatctaaatgaaaataggaaagtgtagaataagattagaCCTATTTGGAAGTCCAATGGTTGCCATAGATAGTCGGAAAATAggctgaaaggtgactggtccgcgggaaaactggaaaattcgccggaaactgggtaaactttaaacgttcataacttcttcaatactcaaccaaatcgagtgattcaaaaacgaaaataatacttcttgatgagacaaagagaatagtacctttttcgaaggctaactcgccgtggtttggtcggacaacggctcaaaagtggctaaccattttcgagttagccactttcgagcaattttccagccaaaccacgACGAGTTAGTAGTAAagaaagataccattctcttcgtcttatttagaagtatgattttcatttttgaatcactcatttcgttgagtattgaagaagttatgaacgattaaagtttacccagtttccggcgaattttccagttttctctcggaccagtcacctttcaggctattttccggccatcttcGGCAATCATTGGCTTCCAAATAGATATAATCTTGTTAtacattttcttattttcattttgatatattatggatcaaatttggttaagaatcgattgagttacgaagctttgaaaattgcctaaaGAGTTtataacggaatgaccaaaatcatggatggtggacaatcttagggaccatttctattcattttcaatctcagagaccattttgtataataaccctatgaattataatagattttgcactaaaaaaaatattttgaagaatatgaatatgatagtttgtcgtaattgtaggagaaataaaagagaaattaacaaataggcacaaaaatgattcaaattccTAGAGTGCCAGAAAGTCAAGTTGATCTTGCTTTTGTTCTCTTTGCTCTTTAGAAAAGGGTTTCTATGAACAAGGAAGAAGGCACGTCTTTAGCTCCggtggttgaaaaaaaaaatctcatgcGAGAGGAAAACCATTCTCATTACCGTGGTGGGGTTTACCGTGCGGTTGTGTCTAGAGAGAGTGTGACAATCAATTACACTAAACCATTCGAAAAGGATGGGCAATGAAAGTTAGCCccaagaatttgaatcatttttgttgtttctcttaccactacaacaaactatcatattcatctTCTTCAAAATACATTTTTTCGTGCGTGGAGCTCGACTCGTTTTCTGAGCACCTGGGAGTCCGTCTCGTTTTGCGTGCGCACGACATGCCTCGTCTTATGTGCCTGTGTTCGCCTCGTTCTGCATGTGAAGTGTTGTGTGCTAGAATCTCGTCCCTTTTTGCTTCCACGATGCTTACGTCATTTTGGCGTGCACGGAGCCAACCTCGTTTTTCGCGCGTAAGGCTGGCCTCGATTTGTGCGATGTATTCGACCTTATTTTCTGTGCACGGAGCTCACCTCATTTTGCATGCCAGAAGCACATCCTGTTTTTTGTGAACAGAGCCCATTTTGTTTTGCATGCCACGGTTTTGTCTCATTTTGCGTGAGCTGATTATGCCTTATTTTGAGTGAGTCGAGCCCGCTTAGcacctatattttttttcacaaaagtgcaaattttttgttttcacaaaatatttttcccGAGCAttaatttaaactttttaagGATTTTGGAAGTAGTTTTACagtttattgagcaacaaatctAAATTTAGTGGAATATTTGAGCCGAAAACTAAGAAAGTAAGTTAAAAGCATAGTAGCAAGGCCTAGAagattgtcaaatggggttctgcactcaagaatctcaatggaaagtgtcaccttaattttcaaaactttttttttttgagatgagTCTAGGGTATCCCTTGCATGTAGGCGAGGACTAATCCCTCGAGCTAGGTCGGACCTCATTCGTGGGGCAAGTTCTTCCAATGATGGCTGCTCCATTCACAAGGCTCAAACTCGAGACCTTACTTAAGGGGAACAAGCTCCTTACCTCTTGAACCACAAGCATtggttaattttcaaaacttcacaacgaggcaaaaatgaaaataaattgattgaacggtgatttatgtatgaatgtgCAAAATCGATTGAAAACCGTGAATATTTATCAACGTTTCTTTTGTAAGAAATGCAAATTTTGtattttccaaaaatattttccgtgagcattaaggaaatctTTATAATGTATTCGATTTACTAAGCAACaagtgtatatttagtagaatatttaagcccaaAAGTGAAAAATTAGTGAATAATATAGAGatgttaaaatttatatttagtgtatattttttattttttaatttttttaaattagagatgttaATATCACCTGTCGTTGAGGTAaacaaaaaacagcaaaaatttgttttgttaaatagCCTTTCATCGTCTTCTTATTGACAATGAGGATTATTTTAATATGTAGttttgtaagatcccacatcgcctaggggagtgatccttacatgtatattctcatccctacctagcacgagaccttttgggagctcattggcttcgggttccgtaggaactccgaagttaagcgagtaacacgcgagagcattcccaggataagtgacccatcgagaagttctcgtgtgacttcccataaacaaaaccgtgagggcgtggtcggggcccaaagcggacaatatcgtgctacggtggtggagcgggcctgggaactggtcccccccgggcggggatgtgacaagtTTAAATTTaggta is a window from the Pyrus communis chromosome 16, drPyrComm1.1, whole genome shotgun sequence genome containing:
- the LOC137720477 gene encoding ATP synthase small subunit 6, mitochondrial-like, with translation MRKFDPWPVFFKREWKRNWPFLVGFAITGTLITKFSLGLTEEDAKNSPFVQRHKKK